The genomic window AAAAGAAAAGCAAGGGATCAGAGACAATTCTGCGGCAGTTGTAGCAGAAAAATTGTTATGTTTTAAACTAAAATTTGCGGGGGTGAAAACAGATTTGCCTTTTAATAAACAGGTAATTTTGTAAAGTCTTCTTTTATTCCGCCAGCAATCCGAACGAGTTCCCCGCAATCTACACGGGAGGATGAAAGATCATTTAAAAGCAAATTATTCCAATGGAAGTTGTGTATTTTTTTTTAATAAAAACAAAAGTTTATGGGACTACTAGTGCTCATTTTCCATTTTTTGTGAATTTTCAATTATGCCGGTAATCTCATCTACTTATAAAGCTCCGCGCCTTTTTCGGAATGGCCATCTTAATACCATTGTTGCTGCGCTTTTTCGCAAGGTAAAGGGCGTGGTATACGAGCGGGAGCGGATGCAAACCGGGGATTCCGATTTTATTGACCTGGACTGGCACCGGCATGGAAACCGGAAGCTGGTACTGCTCTGCCACGGCCTCGAATCCAGTGCAAACGAAATGTATATGCGCGGCCTTGCCCAAGCTTTTCGTAAGCGCGGCTGGGATGCGGTGGCGATGAATTTCAGAGGGTGCAGCGGAGAACCCAACCGGCAATTCCGCTCATATCACAGTGGAGCCACCGATGATTTGCATGAGGTATTGGAGCATATTCGTAAACGGCAGGAATACCGGCACCTTGCATTGGTGGGCGTGAGCCTTGGAGGAAACGTGGTGCTGAAATATGTTGGGGAGCAGGGGGAAGAAATTGCGTCAGACATTGTGGCTGCAGCCGGACTCTCCGTTCCCTGCGACCTGAAGGCTGCTGCATTGAACATGGCCCGCCCAATCAATCGCATTTATATGAACCGGTTTTTGAAACGGCTCAAACGAAAGATCCTGGAAAAAAATGCAGCCCATCCTGGAAATTTGAATACTTCACAGGTTCACTTGATTACCGATTTTCGCGGTACGGATGATCTTTATACCGCCCCCGCACATGGTTTTGCAGATGCAGAAGATTATTGGGCAGCGTGCAGCAGCAAATTTTTTGTTGAGGAAATAGCCATTCCAGCTTTGCTCATCACTGCGGCTGACGATCCTTTCTTTACGCCCGCCTGTTTCCCCTTTGTAGCCGCTGAAAAAAAACCAAATTTCTACCTGGAGATTCCTGAGCACGGAGGCCATGTAGGTTTTGTAACCAGGAACTTTCCGGAAGAATGGTGGCATGAGACGCGTATTGCAGAATTCATAGAAAAATGCTTTTCAGAAAGAAATGCTTTTA from Bacteroidia bacterium includes these protein-coding regions:
- a CDS encoding alpha/beta fold hydrolase, giving the protein MPVISSTYKAPRLFRNGHLNTIVAALFRKVKGVVYERERMQTGDSDFIDLDWHRHGNRKLVLLCHGLESSANEMYMRGLAQAFRKRGWDAVAMNFRGCSGEPNRQFRSYHSGATDDLHEVLEHIRKRQEYRHLALVGVSLGGNVVLKYVGEQGEEIASDIVAAAGLSVPCDLKAAALNMARPINRIYMNRFLKRLKRKILEKNAAHPGNLNTSQVHLITDFRGTDDLYTAPAHGFADAEDYWAACSSKFFVEEIAIPALLITAADDPFFTPACFPFVAAEKKPNFYLEIPEHGGHVGFVTRNFPEEWWHETRIAEFIEKCFSERNAFINKTVKNIK